A region of Lacinutrix sp. Hel_I_90 DNA encodes the following proteins:
- a CDS encoding site-specific integrase — protein sequence MKTSTTFSILFWADFSRAKNDQASIYARITVNGKRATISLKRKVLVSDWDVHKNRARGTNQKSRILNSYLDETYNHLFKCYRDLMNEHKLITAQVVKARYFGNDENNRSITDIINYHNEDMVNKLKWGTQKNYYTTQSYISKFLSKSYKTTDLYLRELDYHFIIKFEKYLRDYIPEDHQKPMGNNTVMKHIERFRKMINLSFKLGWIQRDPFINFKSKFIKNERGFLSLEELQEIENKQFSIPRLELVKDLFVFSCYTSLSYIDVIHLTADNICIGIDGELWIYYKREKTTKPIRIPLLPKAMQIVEKYKSNRKSISQGSIFPKISNQKLNSYLKEIADVCGIKKNLTFHIARHTFATTVTLSNGMPIETVSKLLGHSRISTTQIYAKVIERKVSDDMQKLRAQFNEIENESISKVVSQNS from the coding sequence ATGAAAACATCTACCACCTTCAGTATTTTGTTCTGGGCGGACTTCTCCAGGGCAAAAAATGACCAAGCATCTATTTACGCAAGAATTACGGTAAATGGCAAGCGAGCTACCATCAGTCTAAAACGAAAAGTTTTAGTGTCTGATTGGGATGTCCATAAAAACAGAGCTCGGGGAACAAATCAGAAATCAAGAATTCTAAACAGTTATTTAGATGAAACTTACAATCATCTGTTTAAATGTTATCGCGATTTAATGAATGAGCATAAATTGATTACCGCACAGGTCGTTAAGGCTCGATATTTCGGTAATGACGAAAATAATCGTTCCATTACAGATATTATCAATTACCATAATGAAGATATGGTAAACAAATTAAAGTGGGGAACACAAAAAAATTATTACACTACACAGAGTTATATCTCCAAATTTTTATCGAAATCCTATAAGACCACAGACCTTTATTTACGGGAACTTGATTATCACTTTATCATAAAGTTTGAGAAATATCTCCGGGACTACATACCAGAAGACCATCAAAAGCCAATGGGCAACAATACCGTAATGAAGCATATCGAGCGTTTTAGAAAGATGATAAATTTATCGTTTAAATTGGGTTGGATTCAACGCGACCCATTTATCAATTTCAAATCTAAATTCATTAAAAACGAAAGAGGCTTTTTAAGTCTCGAAGAGCTTCAAGAGATAGAAAATAAACAATTTAGCATTCCAAGATTGGAATTGGTAAAGGATTTGTTTGTTTTTAGTTGCTATACCAGTTTAAGTTATATCGATGTCATCCATTTAACTGCGGATAATATCTGTATTGGCATCGATGGCGAACTTTGGATTTATTACAAACGGGAAAAGACGACAAAGCCCATACGAATACCTTTGTTGCCAAAGGCGATGCAAATTGTTGAAAAATACAAGAGCAACCGTAAATCAATATCACAAGGAAGTATATTTCCTAAAATCTCAAATCAAAAACTAAATTCTTATTTAAAGGAAATTGCTGATGTTTGTGGTATTAAAAAGAACCTTACTTTCCACATTGCCCGACATACATTTGCTACAACGGTTACATTAAGTAATGGTATGCCCATTGAGACGGTTTCAAAATTGTTGGGTCACTCCCGAATATCTACAACCCAAATTTATGCTAAAGTCATTGAACGTAAAGTAAGTGATGATATGCAAAAATTAAGGGCTCAATTCAATGAGATAGAAAATGAATCTATCTCTAAAGTGGTTTCTCAAAATTCATAA
- a CDS encoding ORF6N domain-containing protein has protein sequence MELSIIKNKIHNIQGNKVILDFDLAELYEVETRVLKQAVRRNLKRFPDDFMFQLSKDEWKEVITNCDNLPENIKFSPATPFAFTEQGVAMLSSVLNSDKAIDVNISIMRAFVALRQHLTDYSNLKEHIAQLEKEMNIKFKDIHQALNYLLQKDKVQIEQHNRERIGFKTDRKD, from the coding sequence ATGGAACTATCTATAATAAAAAATAAAATCCATAATATTCAAGGAAACAAAGTTATTCTTGATTTTGACCTTGCTGAACTCTATGAAGTAGAAACTAGAGTACTAAAACAAGCGGTTAGACGTAATCTTAAACGTTTCCCCGATGATTTTATGTTTCAGCTTTCAAAAGATGAGTGGAAAGAGGTTATCACAAATTGTGACAACCTTCCAGAGAACATTAAATTTAGTCCTGCCACTCCGTTTGCCTTTACCGAACAGGGCGTGGCAATGCTTTCTAGCGTACTTAACAGCGACAAGGCCATTGACGTAAATATATCTATTATGCGTGCATTTGTAGCGTTACGGCAGCATCTTACAGATTATAGCAACCTTAAAGAACATATAGCCCAACTTGAAAAAGAAATGAATATCAAATTTAAGGACATTCATCAGGCTTTGAATTATTTACTGCAAAAGGACAAGGTACAGATTGAACAGCATAACAGGGAACGAATTGGTTTTAAAACGGATAGGAAAGATTAG
- a CDS encoding cation diffusion facilitator family transporter, which produces MNNEQTAIRTTYFSIIGNTALALIKGLAGFFGNSYALIADAIESTTDIFASFLVLLGFKYAKRPADENHPYGHGKIEPLITFGVVTFLVVSATIIAYESIQNIQTPHKIPKSWTLIVLGLIIAWKEISFQIVIKKSKQTNSSSLKADAWHHRSDAITSVMAFIGISIAIIYGKGYETADDWAALFASGFILYNSYLILRPALGEVMDEQLYDELIIEIREKSTEVQGVLGTEKCFIRKSGMKFHVDLHAIVNNEISVKSGHDIAHKLKDHLQKEIPNLGHILIHIEPN; this is translated from the coding sequence ATGAATAACGAACAAACCGCAATACGAACAACTTATTTCAGCATAATTGGGAATACTGCTTTAGCCTTAATTAAAGGACTTGCGGGATTTTTTGGAAATTCTTATGCTTTAATTGCAGATGCGATTGAATCGACAACGGATATTTTTGCTTCATTTTTAGTTTTATTAGGTTTTAAATATGCAAAACGACCAGCGGACGAAAATCATCCCTATGGACACGGCAAAATTGAGCCATTAATTACCTTTGGAGTTGTTACATTCCTTGTTGTTTCTGCCACAATAATCGCCTATGAAAGTATTCAAAACATTCAAACACCTCATAAAATCCCGAAATCTTGGACTTTGATTGTGCTAGGTCTAATAATAGCTTGGAAAGAAATCTCATTTCAAATTGTAATTAAAAAAAGTAAACAAACAAATAGTTCATCATTAAAAGCAGATGCTTGGCATCATAGAAGTGATGCCATAACTTCGGTAATGGCCTTTATCGGTATTTCGATAGCAATCATATATGGAAAAGGTTATGAAACAGCAGATGATTGGGCTGCCTTATTCGCTTCTGGATTCATTTTATATAATAGTTATTTAATATTACGTCCAGCTTTAGGAGAAGTTATGGACGAACAACTTTATGACGAACTGATAATTGAAATTAGAGAAAAATCAACAGAAGTTCAAGGTGTTTTAGGAACAGAGAAATGTTTTATTAGAAAATCCGGAATGAAATTCCACGTGGATTTACACGCAATTGTGAATAATGAAATTTCGGTAAAATCTGGTCACGACATTGCTCATAAGTTAAAAGACCATTTACAAAAAGAAATACCGAATTTAGGACACATACTAATTCATATTGAACCGAATTAA